From the Desulfofundulus luciae genome, the window CCAACGTGGAGGCAGCGGTAATTCGCGCCGGTACGGTACCTTGCCCGGAGCTGAGCTCATGCACCGTGGAGCAGACCACCCTCACACTTTCCCGCCCGGGGTGCGCCAAACGGGAAAGGTGAAAGAAACCCCCTCGCACGGCTCCCTGGTTTCAGGGTTACGGGATGCACCGTCGCGCAGAACACTCCCAGTTATCCCCAAGGGGGTCCCCGTTTTCCGGTCCGGTGGCCCGGCGGCAACCGACTGCGCCGCGGCGCCTGCACGGCAGGACCGGACCGCTGCTGGGGGGAAGGGCTATGTCAAGGAACATCGCCACAGAATTCGTGCACCAGCCTGCACGTCTGTGGAGGGCTTTTACCCGGGCAGGACGCCATCCCCGCCGCGGGCGCGGCTCTTCCGGGCAGCCGCCTTCCCCCAGGTTTAACCCTCGCTGGCGGGTACGACTGTTTCCCGGACCGTCGTCGTCCTCCCGGCGGTTTCACCCCCCGCCGGCCGGGTCAAGTGGACTGTGTTGCGCTGCACCCCTGGTTTGTGCTGCCGCAACCACTCTCCCACGCCCCTACGGGCCGCTGCATCAGGAGGCGATGCGGCAGGATTTGCAGAGGGGCTTTTGGATTATCCCCTCTCCCGTGCCGTCAAGAGCTTGACGGCCAGGGACAGAGGATAATGCGTAATTAATGAAAACAGAGACATTTCCTCATAACTTTACAATTTTGTGTCAGCAGGAAAAATCTGTTTACCGGGAGAACTAAAAGCAATGGGGGCGCAGGGCGAATATTTAGTTAGTTAGTTACACGGCTTTGGGTTCTTCGTTTTCATCCAGCAATTCTGAAACAGAAACACCAAGAGCTAGGGCAAGCTTTTGGATTGTGTCTATTCGGGGCTTTCGTTTACCGGCTTCGATTTCGCTAATAGCAGACTGGGGTACTCCGGCTTTTCTGGCCAGTTCGGCTTGGCTAATACTACCCCTCAACTCGACCAAGCGTTTCGACAACTTCATCATAGTGTAAACCTCCCTATTATCATCTTATCCGTAGACGTATAAGATGTCAATACGTTATCGGATAACCATTCCGGAAAAATTATATGATACAATCTGAATAAGGATAGCTTAATCTTGAGGTGTTACTACTTGGAAATAGGAGAAAGAATTCGCTTCTTCAGACAACGTCAGGGTTTAAGTATGAATGCCCTTGCAAAATTATCCGGGGCTTCTCAATCGGCTATCAGCGAAATAGAAAGTGGCAAGCGCAAACCCACCTTTGACGTTTTAGAGCGTATAGTAAAAGGGCTTGGCCTTACTCTCGCCGAGTTTTTTTCCGAGGAAACCCCATCCCTTTCCCCAGATCTGCGGCAGCTTCTTGACGAGGCGGAAAGCCTTACGCCGGAGCAGCGACAAAAGCTGGTGGAATTCATCCGGAGCATGAAAGGTGTGCAACTATGATTTCTTCGTTGCGGCAGGACTTGCAGAGGGGTTCTCGGATTATCCCCTCTCCCGCGCCGTCAAGAGCTTGACGGCCAGGGACAGGGGATAATGCAACGAAACGAAATTTTTACCCAGCGAACAGGAAATTTATACCTGTTTAGTTAAGTAATAAATTATTGGTCATTTACAGGCTGCTGGCGGTAAATCTTCACTGTACAGAAACTCCGAAATTGTCAGGCCGAAGGCTTTTGCAATCTCCACCGCCTCGTCAATATCCGGTAAGAATTTACCGTTTTCCCAGTCTGAAATTGTCGTCTGTGGTTTACCAATCATCTGCCCGAGCTCTTGCTGTGACAGTTTTCTTTCTTTTCGCAGATAACGGAGTCTCGCCCCAAAGGTTTTTGCGTCCACTTCTTTCACCTCCGTCTGCTTATATGGTAAACGGTTTATCGTTTACTGTCAATGGTATTTCGTTAAATGTCCTGCAGAAAATATGTTTTACAATATTTCTGGGATAACGGATTTTCGTTAAGAAGGGTATGTTTTACATGGATATTGCCGACCGTATTGTACAGCTGCGCAAAGAGAAGAATTACAGCACCACAAAACTGGCCAAACTTGCCGGAATAGCGCAATCCACGCTGCGGGAAATAGAACTGGGCAAGACATCACCAACCTGGGACACAATTCTCAAGCTTTGCAGGGCGCTTGGTGTTTCACCCCGTGAATTGCTCGACTTTGAACCGGATGACCGGGGCGATTTGCCCCACGACTTTAAACGTTTCCTGGAAGTTGCCCGTCTTCTCACCCCCCGCCAGCGTGAGTTAATCCTGGAAGTTATGGAAGAATGGGCGGAATATAACAGGATTAAAGCTAAATAATTGTCTCCGCAGTTTTACTAAGATACGACGCGGCGAACAGGTGGTTTCGTGTGAGAAGTATTTACGTGAGATCATCTGAACCTGTTGCAAGGCGAATCTACGAACTTTGCCGGGAAAAAGGAATCACCATAAACCAATTGGCTACCCTTTCGGGGTTGCCCCACTCCACTATCGACAGCATTATAAAAGGGAAGAGCCGCAACCCCCGTCTGACAACTATTAAGAAGATCTGCGATGGCTTGGGAATGACTATTTCGGAATTTCTAGACGATCCGGTGTTCAAAAAAGTGGAAGATTAGGTCTCCGAGTTATCTGCACACACACCTGCAGAATGCCGATCCCCCGGGCGAGAGCCATCCCTGCCCCAGGCATGACAAAATTTCAATCTCTTCCCGGCGACGTTCCCCCACCGGATCTAATTCAATGATCAAACTGCATTGCCAGTCCCAGGTCAGGGATATCCTCTCTCCCTTACCGCCACTTTTCCGGCAGACTGGGACGGGAAACAAAATTTCTTCTGTTTTCTGGAAGGTCATTCCATGTTTTCACAGAAATATTGTTTTGAGTCACTCTCCCGCTGCTTTTGCCTGCTGCTCGTCTAGCAATTCGGCTACGGTTACCCCCAGGGCGGCGGCAATCCGGGATAGTACATCAATGCTCGGATTTGTCTTGACACCACTTTCTAGCTCACAGAGGTAAGCTGCCGTAATTTTGCTGTCACTTGCCAGCTTTACTTGGCTTACGCCTCTTGACTCCCTTAGTGTTTTTATCTTAAAGCTGATACCATTTTTTAACACGCGGCTCACTCCCTTTGTTATAATTTTAGCTAACAGCTAAGTTATTGTCAATAATAATTTAACCATTAGCTAACAAAAGCTCTTTGCTTTCTGAGTCGTTGAGTTGATAAAATTAGCTCATAGCTAACGAAGGGAATATATTCTTATGGATATAGGCCGAAGAATCAGGGAGATTAGAAAAGCAAACAATCAAAAGTTACTTAACATATCGCAACAAACGGGACTTTCACAGCCGTTCATCAGTGAGATAGAACGCGGAATTAAAGTCCCATCTATTGAAACCCTCGAAAAAATCTGCTCCGCCCTGGGCATCACCCTGGCCGAGTTTTTCGCCGACCAGGCCCCGGAGCTGCCGCCGGACATCCGCCAGATGATAGATGTAGCCCGAAAACTTACCCCTTTGCAACGAGAATTGATCATCTCCGTCATGAAGGAGATGGCGAAAGATAATCAAACGGAAGGGGAATAATCCGTGTCAGAGCAACTGCTGAAAGAAATCCTCGGTGAACTGAAGGCCCTGAATCAGCGTGTCGGCAATATAGAGCAGCGCATCGGCGACCTGGAGCAGGGCCAGCAGCAACTGGAAAAAGAACTTAAAGCCGCTATCAAAAACGTGGACAACAAGGTGGACAAACTAGGGCTTCGCCTCGAAAACGAAGTTATCGACAAGGTGCGTGCCCTCTTTGACGGTTTCGCATTGAGGGGCGACCAGATCGAACGGCTGCAAAAACACCTTGATGAACGCCTGGACAGCATCGAAACAGACACCCGTTATCTCGTTGCCAGGGTCGCAAGGCTGGAGAAGCTGGCGAAGTAGGTGCGTGTTTCCTGCCCGGTCATGTCCACCTCCTGTTCTCCTGCGATGCGGATTGTTCAGGCTCCACAGCCAGCAATTCGCCGGCCGGAATGCCGAAGAATTTCTCCAGGCGCTGGGCCACCTCCCAGGAGGGATTGATTTGGTTCAGCTCAATCATGCTGTAAGCTCTCTGCGAAATACCAATCTCCTTTGCAACCTGCTCTTGGGTGTAGCCCAGAGTTTTTCTTGTATTGATCAGGTACCGACGCATAAAAACTTCATCCCTGTTCAACCAGAAGCATTACTTCTGACACCTCCATTATATTAGAAGCGGTACTTCTGATCAAGTATTTTTATCAAATCCTGCTCGGAGAAAAATTATCATGCTTAAATTAAGTGCCAGGCTCAGGGAACTTAGAACATCTCGCAAAATCAGTCAGACAGCTCTATCTAATGCGGTTGGTGTATCTCAAAGAGCAATTTCGTATTACGAAGCAGGTAAGGATATTCCCACGCTTGACGTTCTCATCCGTCTCGCTGATTTTTTTGATATATCCCTGGATTACCTAGTCGGCCGCTCCGACGACCCGCGCAGGCACTGATCTTCTTGAAGCTTTTCCACCGGTATCGAACCGCCGGAGGCGTTCCTGGCATGCTGGAGCATCTTCAGGAACGCAGCCATGCCCTCTTCGTACCTGCGCTCCCAGCCGGGAACAGGAACAAACTTAAAACTTATCACGTAAGTATGTGCTCGTCTCATAAACATCCCTCCCGGCTAACCAGCCAGCTTTATATTTTAATCTAGATCAATATCAACTATTAGTCAAGTCCAAAACTTTATTTCTCCTCTATACTTCCTTGATATTTTGGGGTAAACTAATACTGAACTTATTCTTAATCTAGATCAATCTCTACATATCAGGAAGTGAGATGCAGTGGACCGATTTTCTACCTGGAAAGATCTCAAAGGTGTAAATATGGCTTTTCTGCCCGTGGGGTCTCTGGAACAACACGGACCACACCTCCCTCTGGGTACCGACGGGATCATCGCAGAGGCGCTGGCCGGCAGGCTGGCCGACATTTTTGCGCCGGCCTACCTGCTGCCGCTGCTTCCCTTCTCCTCCTCTATTGAACATGCCGGTTTTCC encodes:
- a CDS encoding helix-turn-helix domain-containing protein, with the translated sequence MMKLSKRLVELRGSISQAELARKAGVPQSAISEIEAGKRKPRIDTIQKLALALGVSVSELLDENEEPKAV
- a CDS encoding helix-turn-helix domain-containing protein, whose translation is MEIGERIRFFRQRQGLSMNALAKLSGASQSAISEIESGKRKPTFDVLERIVKGLGLTLAEFFSEETPSLSPDLRQLLDEAESLTPEQRQKLVEFIRSMKGVQL
- a CDS encoding helix-turn-helix transcriptional regulator, which translates into the protein MDAKTFGARLRYLRKERKLSQQELGQMIGKPQTTISDWENGKFLPDIDEAVEIAKAFGLTISEFLYSEDLPPAACK
- a CDS encoding helix-turn-helix domain-containing protein is translated as MFYMDIADRIVQLRKEKNYSTTKLAKLAGIAQSTLREIELGKTSPTWDTILKLCRALGVSPRELLDFEPDDRGDLPHDFKRFLEVARLLTPRQRELILEVMEEWAEYNRIKAK
- a CDS encoding helix-turn-helix domain-containing protein, encoding MRSSEPVARRIYELCREKGITINQLATLSGLPHSTIDSIIKGKSRNPRLTTIKKICDGLGMTISEFLDDPVFKKVED
- a CDS encoding helix-turn-helix domain-containing protein, which codes for MLKNGISFKIKTLRESRGVSQVKLASDSKITAAYLCELESGVKTNPSIDVLSRIAAALGVTVAELLDEQQAKAAGE
- a CDS encoding helix-turn-helix domain-containing protein, which gives rise to MDIGRRIREIRKANNQKLLNISQQTGLSQPFISEIERGIKVPSIETLEKICSALGITLAEFFADQAPELPPDIRQMIDVARKLTPLQRELIISVMKEMAKDNQTEGE
- a CDS encoding coiled-coil domain-containing protein — encoded protein: MSEQLLKEILGELKALNQRVGNIEQRIGDLEQGQQQLEKELKAAIKNVDNKVDKLGLRLENEVIDKVRALFDGFALRGDQIERLQKHLDERLDSIETDTRYLVARVARLEKLAK
- a CDS encoding helix-turn-helix transcriptional regulator produces the protein MRRYLINTRKTLGYTQEQVAKEIGISQRAYSMIELNQINPSWEVAQRLEKFFGIPAGELLAVEPEQSASQENRRWT
- a CDS encoding helix-turn-helix domain-containing protein; the encoded protein is MLKLSARLRELRTSRKISQTALSNAVGVSQRAISYYEAGKDIPTLDVLIRLADFFDISLDYLVGRSDDPRRH